In Nomia melanderi isolate GNS246 chromosome 5, iyNomMela1, whole genome shotgun sequence, a single genomic region encodes these proteins:
- the gammaCOP gene encoding coat protein (coatomer) gamma isoform X1: MNAFKRDKKEEEDGGGNPFQNLEKTTVLQEARTFNNSPVNPIKCAHILTKILYLLNQGEQLGTTEATEAFFAMTKLFQSKDVVLRRLVYLGIKELSSLAEDVIIVTSSLTKDMTGKEDLYRAAAIRALCTITDGGMLAAIERYMKQAIVDRSPAVSSAALVSSLHLTNVSADVARRWANEAQEALNSNNVMVQYHALGVLYQARKSDKHAVIKLVARLMRTSPKSPYAACMLIRMACKLLDEVDEGEELLAFIESCLRQKSEMVVYEAAHALVNLGRSGPREIGPAISVLQLFCGSPKPALRFAAVRTLNKVAMTHPAAVTACNLDLDNLITDSNRSIATLAITTLLKTGAESSVDRLMKQIATFVSEISDEFKVVVVQAIRALCQKFPRKHVVLMNFLSAMLRDEGGLEYKAAIADTIIAVMEGNAEAKEAGLAHLCEFIEDCEHNSLAVRILHLLGQEGPTSKQPSRYIRFIYNRVILESASVRAAAVTALARFAAACPPLLPNVLVLLSRCQLDSDDEVRDRAAYYCAILQRQNDPSILPLIQPPLLSVPSLERALKNYMNTAMDEPFDISQVTSYSTYVASVHIGDDFVNVDRLQIPPAQTVEEPPQIEVHATVKQQQPRLTREESFMDKLSQIPQLAVEIRNSTLLKSSPVFELTESETEYNVKCIKHTFTELLILQFDCINTLSDQLLENVTVAVEPPEGYLMVCEVPCPLLPYNEPGTTYTVLKYPEGVHASVATIPTTLRFTARDCDPTTGVPDAEQGYNDEYMLEDLEVTLADQVRGLGNRGINFNAAWATAAAKGYAKLEETFALDPSVNSLEGAIQSLTGFLGLDVVDRTNRVQAGAVAHNLLLSGVFRGGKEVLARARLALSGTQVTMQLSVFCPDPDVAELIISSVG, encoded by the exons atgaatGCATTTAAACGtgataaaaaggaagaagaagatg GTGGGGGAAATCCTTTCCAGAATTTGGAGAAGACCACAGTGCTCCAAGAAGCACGTACTTTCAATAATAGCCCGGTGAATCCAATAAAATGTGCACATATCCtcacaaaaatattatacttgtTGAATCAAGGGGAGCAGTTGGGAACAACGGAGGCCACAGAAGCGTTCTTTGCTATGACAAAATTGTTCCAATCGAAAGATGTCGTATTAAGACGTTTGGTATATTTGGGTATCAAGGAATTAAGTTCTTTGGCAGAGGATGTCATTATAGTAACCTCCAGTCTGACAAAAGATATGACTGGAAAGGAAGATTTGTACAGAGCTGCAGCCATAAGAGCACTATGTACCATCACAGATGGTGGAATGTTGGCTGCTATAGAACGTTACATGAAGCAAGCTATTGTAGATCGTTCTCCAGCAGTCTCTAGTGCAGCCTTAGTTTCTTCGTTGCACCTGACCAATGTATCTGCAGATGTTGCTCGCAGATGGGCAAATGAAGCCCAAGAGGCATTGAACTCCAATAATGTAATGGTTCAATACCATGCTCTGGGTGTTTTGTATCAAGCTCGCAAATCGGATAAACATGCAGTAATTAAGCTAGTTGCAAGACTTATGAGGACCAGTCCAAAGAGTCCATATGCTGCTTGTATGTTAATTAGAATGGCATGTAAATTACTAGACGAAGTCGACGAAGGAGAAGAGTTGTTAGCATTCATTGAATCTTGTTTACGTCAAAAATCAGAAATGGTGGTGTACGAGGCGGCGCACGCATTGGTGAACCTTGGAAGAAGCGGACCCAGGGAAATAGGTCCTGCCATTAGCGTTCTTCAATTGTTCTGCGGGTCACCGAAGCCGGCTTTAAGATTTGCTGCGGTCAGGACTTTAAATAAAGTTGCTATGACCCACCCGGCGGCGGTTACCGCCTGCAACTTAGATTTAGATAACTTGATCACAGATTCGAACAGATCGATTGCTACATTAGCAATTACCACTCTTCTAAAGACTGGAGCGGAGAGTTCTGTTGACCGATTGATGAAACAAATTGCTACTTTCGTATCCGAAATTTCAGATGAATTTAAGGTGGTAGTCGTTCAAGCCATAAG GGCTTTATGCCAGAAGTTCCCCCGCAAGCACGTAGTCCTCATGAATTTCCTCTCTGCGATGCTAAGAGACGAAGGAGGTCTCGAATATAAGGCGGCGATTGCGGATACAATAATTGCCGTTATGGAAGGCAACGCTGAAGCAAAGGAAGCAGGTCTGGCACATCTGTGCGAGTTTATCGAGGACTGCGAACACAATTCCCTCGCCGTTCGCATCTTGCATTTACTGGGACAAGAGGGGCCAACGTCTAAACAGCCATCCAGatatattcgtttcatttaCAATCGCGTGATCCTGGAAAGTGCCAGTGTACGTGCGGCTGCGGTGACCGCTTTGGCGCGTTTTGCCGCGGCATGCCCTCCGTTGTTACCAAAcgtattagttttattatctcgTTGCCAATTAGACTCCGATGACGAAGTTCGCGATCGAGCGGCTTATTACTGCGCCATTCTGCAGCGACAAAACGACCCGTCTATTCTTCCTCTGATACAGCCCCCTTTGTTATCCGTGCCTAGTTTAGAAAGAGCTCTGAAAAATTACATGAATACAGCTATGGACGAACCGTTCGACATCTCTCAGGTAACTTCATACTCGACGTACGTTGCATCAGTTCATATTGGCGATGATTTTGTAAATGTCGACCGTTTGCAGATTCCTCCAGCGCAAACGGTAGAAGAACCGCCGCAGATAGAGGTTCACGCAACGGTGAAACAACAGCAACCTCGGTTAACGCGAGAGGAGAGCTTCATGGATAAACTGTCACAGATACCACAATTAGCCGTAGAGATCCGCAATTCGACGCTACTGAAATCCTCGCCTGTCTTCGAGTTAACGGAATCAGAGACGGAATATAACGTGAAGTGCATCAAGCATACGTTTACAGAACTTCTTATTCTGCAATTCGACTGCATAAATACGCTGTCGGATCAATTGTTAGAGAACGTAACAGTAGCCGTTGAACCACCCGAAGG ttATTTGATGGTCTGCGAGGTTCCGTGTCCACTCTTACCGTACAATGAACCAGGCACAACGTATACAGTATTAAAATATCCTGAAGGTGTTCACGCTAGCGTCGCCACTATTCCTACAACTCTGCGGTTCACGGCTCGAGATTGCGATCCTACAACAGGTGTTCCGGATGCCGAACAAGGCTACAACGACGAATATATG TTGGAGGATTTGGAAGTGACCTTAGCTGATCAAGTTCGAGGACTTGGAAACAGAGGAATAAACTTCAATGCTGCTTGGGCGACAGCTGCTGCGAAGGGATATGCTAAATTGGAAGAAACATTTGCTCTAGATCCTTCTGTAAATAGTCTAGAAGGGGCTATCCAAAGTCTTACCGGATTTTTAGGTTTGGATGTCGTGGATCGAACCAATCGTGTTCAGGCGGGTGCTGTTGCGCATAATCTGTTATTGAGCGGTGTTTTCAGAGGTGGAAAAGAGGTTCTTGCTCGTGCAAGATTAGCATTGTCCGGGACTCAAGTAACAATGCAACTGTCTGTTTTCTGTCCAGATCCAGACGTTGCCGAGTTAATCATTTCTTCTGTAGGataa
- the gammaCOP gene encoding coat protein (coatomer) gamma isoform X2: MNAFKRDKKEEEDGGGNPFQNLEKTTVLQEARTFNNSPVNPIKCAHILTKILYLLNQGEQLGTTEATEAFFAMTKLFQSKDVVLRRLVYLGIKELSSLAEDVIIVTSSLTKDMTGKEDLYRAAAIRALCTITDGGMLAAIERYMKQAIVDRSPAVSSAALVSSLHLTNVSADVARRWANEAQEALNSNNVMVQYHALGVLYQARKSDKHAVIKLVARLMRTSPKSPYAACMLIRMACKLLDEVDEGEELLAFIESCLRQKSEMVVYEAAHALVNLGRSGPREIGPAISVLQLFCGSPKPALRFAAVRTLNKVAMTHPAAVTACNLDLDNLITDSNRSIATLAITTLLKTGAESSVDRLMKQIATFVSEISDEFKVVVVQAIRALCQKFPRKHVVLMNFLSAMLRDEGGLEYKAAIADTIIAVMEGNAEAKEAGLAHLCEFIEDCEHNSLAVRILHLLGQEGPTSKQPSRYIRFIYNRVILESASVRAAAVTALARFAAACPPLLPNVLVLLSRCQLDSDDEVRDRAAYYCAILQRQNDPSILPLIQPPLLSVPSLERALKNYMNTAMDEPFDISQIPPAQTVEEPPQIEVHATVKQQQPRLTREESFMDKLSQIPQLAVEIRNSTLLKSSPVFELTESETEYNVKCIKHTFTELLILQFDCINTLSDQLLENVTVAVEPPEGYLMVCEVPCPLLPYNEPGTTYTVLKYPEGVHASVATIPTTLRFTARDCDPTTGVPDAEQGYNDEYMLEDLEVTLADQVRGLGNRGINFNAAWATAAAKGYAKLEETFALDPSVNSLEGAIQSLTGFLGLDVVDRTNRVQAGAVAHNLLLSGVFRGGKEVLARARLALSGTQVTMQLSVFCPDPDVAELIISSVG; encoded by the exons atgaatGCATTTAAACGtgataaaaaggaagaagaagatg GTGGGGGAAATCCTTTCCAGAATTTGGAGAAGACCACAGTGCTCCAAGAAGCACGTACTTTCAATAATAGCCCGGTGAATCCAATAAAATGTGCACATATCCtcacaaaaatattatacttgtTGAATCAAGGGGAGCAGTTGGGAACAACGGAGGCCACAGAAGCGTTCTTTGCTATGACAAAATTGTTCCAATCGAAAGATGTCGTATTAAGACGTTTGGTATATTTGGGTATCAAGGAATTAAGTTCTTTGGCAGAGGATGTCATTATAGTAACCTCCAGTCTGACAAAAGATATGACTGGAAAGGAAGATTTGTACAGAGCTGCAGCCATAAGAGCACTATGTACCATCACAGATGGTGGAATGTTGGCTGCTATAGAACGTTACATGAAGCAAGCTATTGTAGATCGTTCTCCAGCAGTCTCTAGTGCAGCCTTAGTTTCTTCGTTGCACCTGACCAATGTATCTGCAGATGTTGCTCGCAGATGGGCAAATGAAGCCCAAGAGGCATTGAACTCCAATAATGTAATGGTTCAATACCATGCTCTGGGTGTTTTGTATCAAGCTCGCAAATCGGATAAACATGCAGTAATTAAGCTAGTTGCAAGACTTATGAGGACCAGTCCAAAGAGTCCATATGCTGCTTGTATGTTAATTAGAATGGCATGTAAATTACTAGACGAAGTCGACGAAGGAGAAGAGTTGTTAGCATTCATTGAATCTTGTTTACGTCAAAAATCAGAAATGGTGGTGTACGAGGCGGCGCACGCATTGGTGAACCTTGGAAGAAGCGGACCCAGGGAAATAGGTCCTGCCATTAGCGTTCTTCAATTGTTCTGCGGGTCACCGAAGCCGGCTTTAAGATTTGCTGCGGTCAGGACTTTAAATAAAGTTGCTATGACCCACCCGGCGGCGGTTACCGCCTGCAACTTAGATTTAGATAACTTGATCACAGATTCGAACAGATCGATTGCTACATTAGCAATTACCACTCTTCTAAAGACTGGAGCGGAGAGTTCTGTTGACCGATTGATGAAACAAATTGCTACTTTCGTATCCGAAATTTCAGATGAATTTAAGGTGGTAGTCGTTCAAGCCATAAG GGCTTTATGCCAGAAGTTCCCCCGCAAGCACGTAGTCCTCATGAATTTCCTCTCTGCGATGCTAAGAGACGAAGGAGGTCTCGAATATAAGGCGGCGATTGCGGATACAATAATTGCCGTTATGGAAGGCAACGCTGAAGCAAAGGAAGCAGGTCTGGCACATCTGTGCGAGTTTATCGAGGACTGCGAACACAATTCCCTCGCCGTTCGCATCTTGCATTTACTGGGACAAGAGGGGCCAACGTCTAAACAGCCATCCAGatatattcgtttcatttaCAATCGCGTGATCCTGGAAAGTGCCAGTGTACGTGCGGCTGCGGTGACCGCTTTGGCGCGTTTTGCCGCGGCATGCCCTCCGTTGTTACCAAAcgtattagttttattatctcgTTGCCAATTAGACTCCGATGACGAAGTTCGCGATCGAGCGGCTTATTACTGCGCCATTCTGCAGCGACAAAACGACCCGTCTATTCTTCCTCTGATACAGCCCCCTTTGTTATCCGTGCCTAGTTTAGAAAGAGCTCTGAAAAATTACATGAATACAGCTATGGACGAACCGTTCGACATCTCTCAG ATTCCTCCAGCGCAAACGGTAGAAGAACCGCCGCAGATAGAGGTTCACGCAACGGTGAAACAACAGCAACCTCGGTTAACGCGAGAGGAGAGCTTCATGGATAAACTGTCACAGATACCACAATTAGCCGTAGAGATCCGCAATTCGACGCTACTGAAATCCTCGCCTGTCTTCGAGTTAACGGAATCAGAGACGGAATATAACGTGAAGTGCATCAAGCATACGTTTACAGAACTTCTTATTCTGCAATTCGACTGCATAAATACGCTGTCGGATCAATTGTTAGAGAACGTAACAGTAGCCGTTGAACCACCCGAAGG ttATTTGATGGTCTGCGAGGTTCCGTGTCCACTCTTACCGTACAATGAACCAGGCACAACGTATACAGTATTAAAATATCCTGAAGGTGTTCACGCTAGCGTCGCCACTATTCCTACAACTCTGCGGTTCACGGCTCGAGATTGCGATCCTACAACAGGTGTTCCGGATGCCGAACAAGGCTACAACGACGAATATATG TTGGAGGATTTGGAAGTGACCTTAGCTGATCAAGTTCGAGGACTTGGAAACAGAGGAATAAACTTCAATGCTGCTTGGGCGACAGCTGCTGCGAAGGGATATGCTAAATTGGAAGAAACATTTGCTCTAGATCCTTCTGTAAATAGTCTAGAAGGGGCTATCCAAAGTCTTACCGGATTTTTAGGTTTGGATGTCGTGGATCGAACCAATCGTGTTCAGGCGGGTGCTGTTGCGCATAATCTGTTATTGAGCGGTGTTTTCAGAGGTGGAAAAGAGGTTCTTGCTCGTGCAAGATTAGCATTGTCCGGGACTCAAGTAACAATGCAACTGTCTGTTTTCTGTCCAGATCCAGACGTTGCCGAGTTAATCATTTCTTCTGTAGGataa
- the snsl gene encoding snustorr snarlik — protein MSSTKDVLVTLCILLLLHDRTASLIIPEELPTILSLIYSNIPPIKKGTDSRVGVGFRLGNHADFQVLLELGPQTETDPIGNADSKRRRDAMFDAAMRGELGPLAQAVAKYQMERNLQREVEKLKKTGGKLKDPVIEETSGNKTVASEWLAKWSNGMKPSEDEVLTETKSKEKGTSNSANRNTVLRIGRPPSSSGEKSSISDLTKLYKEQSNEKSK, from the exons ATGTCGAGCACGAAGGACGTTCTGGTAACGCTGTGTATTCTGCTGCTCCTCCACGATC GTACCGCGAGTCTGATCATCCCCGAGGAGCTGCCCACGATACTTTCGCTGATCTATTCCAATATACCGCCGATAAAGAAAG GTACCGATTCGAGAGTCGGCGTGGGTTTCCGGCTCGGCAATCACGCCGATTTTCAGGTGCTGCTCGAACTGGGCCCGCAAACCGAAACCGATCCGATCGGGAACGCCGACTCGAAGAGGCGTCGAGAC GCCATGTTCGACGCTGCTATGAGGGGCGAGCTAGGACCATTGGCACAGGCGGTCGCGAAGTATCAGATGGAACGGAACTTGCAGAGGgaagtggaaaaattgaaaaagacaGGCGGGAAATTGAAAGATCCCGTTATCGAGGAAACTAGTGGGAATAAG ACTGTGGCCAGCGAATGGTTGGCGAAATGGAGCAACGGGATGAAGCCTTCCGAAGACGAGGTCCTGACGGAAACCAAATCCAAGGAAAAGGGTACCTCGAACTCTGCGAACAGGAACACCGTGCTGAGGATAGGTCGGCCTCCTTCGTCGAGTGGCGAAAAGAGTTCGATCTCGGATTTAACTAAGTTGTACAAAGAACAAAGTAACGAGAAGAGCAAGTAA
- the Syt20 gene encoding synaptotagmin 20, producing MVYDDFLGPWGLTLITVVVALAVIAGLLVAACFLIPGCLGYKCVKKRKRDAKTVPLRVKSRQNENVKLNDVSYRSWRLGSLYEDGSNGTSNENVGATPGASWSPNNAQLEGANSSSTLNLVQKDKQKPEKKQREFPTELTLSLQYLPPFDESVTGKLVIGIEALSGLPPKQYNCTLEPYVALTIIKQSWSHRKRQKLHSFRTRGVRHTASPIFKETFVVANVKSHEVKDWILDFAAYDHDRYANDTELCSLRVSVKEVKHILHSPEIHMFNFRMKPSNLEFGNVLLGISYLPTAQRLTINVMKLRDVKYMPAVSNLSHFNPYVRVLMLNARTGQKMKRKKTKFLCATSQPEFNETLTFDVTYNQLDIVQFLVVLCSKNLASEIPTISAEHQSDSEDSVSSICRTKDVHIGKVALGKGVRGSTERLHWFSVLHNPRKLVTVWHALK from the exons ATGGTGTACGATGACTTTCTTGGCCCGTGGGGCCTAACTCTCATCACAGTGGTAGTCGCGCTGGCCGTCATCGCTGGCTTGCTGGTCGCCGCGTGCTTTCTGATTCCAGGATGTCTCGGATACAAGTGCGTCAAAAAACGAA AGAGAGATGCAAAAACTGTGCCGCTGCGTGTCAAGAGCAGACAGAATGAAAACGTGAAGCTGAACGATGTCAGCTACAGGTCATGGAGATTGGGCAGCCTCTACGAAGACGGCAGCAACG GCACGAGCAACGAAAACGTTGGAGCGACACCGGGAGCGTCCTGGAGCCCCAACAATGCCCAGTTGGAGGGCGCAAATTCCTCCTCCACCTTG AACCTGGTGCAGAAAGATAAGCAAAAGCCGGAGAAGAAACAAAGGGAGTTCCCGACGGAATTGACGCTGAGCCTGCAGTACCTGCCGCCGTTCGACGAGTCGGTCACCGGGAAGCTCGTGATCGGCATCGAG GCGTTGTCCGGACTTCCTCCAAAGCAGTACAACTGCACGCTGGAGCCGTACGTGGCGCTGACCATTATCAAGCAATCGTGGAGCCACAGGAAACGGCAAAAACTCCACAGTTTCCGAACGCGAGGCGTCAGGCACACGGCCAGTCCTATTTTTAAGGAGACGTTCGTCGTCGCGAACGTAAAGTCGCACGAAGTTAAG GACTGGATCCTCGATTTCGCCGCGTACGACCACGACAGGTACGCCAACGACACGGAATTGTGTTCCCTGAGGGTATCCGTGAAAGAAGTCAAGCACATCCTGCACAGTCCGGAGATCCACATGTTCAATTTCAGAATGAAGCCGTCCAATTTG GAATTTGGAAACGTTTTATTAGGTATAAGTTACTTACCCACTGCACAGAGACTGACTATAAATGTAATGAAACTGCGGGACGTCAAGTACATGCCGGCGGTGTCCAATTTAAGCCACTTCA ATCCGTACGTCAGGGTGTTGATGCTGAACGCGAGGACAGGCcagaaaatgaaaaggaagaaaacgaaATTCCTTTGCGCGACTTCGCAACCAGAATTCAACGAGACTCTGACGTTCGACGTGACGTACAACCAACTGGACATTGTGCAATTTCTAGTAGTGCTATGCAGCAAG AACTTGGCTTCGGAGATTCCTACGATCAGCGCGGAGCATCAAAGCGACAGCGAAGACTCGGTCTCTTCGATCTGCAGGACCAAGGACGTTCATATCGGCAAAGTCGCCCTAGGAAAGGGAGTCAGAGGCTCGACGGAGAGGCTGCACTGGTTTTCCGTGCTCCACAACCCCAGGAAACTCGTCACCGTGTGGCACGCGTTGAAATAA